A region of Ursus arctos isolate Adak ecotype North America unplaced genomic scaffold, UrsArc2.0 scaffold_31, whole genome shotgun sequence DNA encodes the following proteins:
- the CLPS gene encoding colipase — protein sequence MEKVLVLLLVALAVVYAVPDPRGIIINLEDGELCLNSAQCKSSCCHRDTGLSLARCAPKASENSECSAKTLYGVYYKCPCERGLSCEGDKSIVGSITNTNFGICHDAGRSRE from the exons ATGGAGAAGGTCCTTGTCCTTCTGCTTGTAGCCCTTGCAGTGGTCTATGCAGTTCCTGACCCTCGGGGGATAATTATCAACCTG GAAGACGGCGAGCTCTGCCTGAACAGCGCCCAGTGCAAGAGCAGCTGCTGCCACCGGGACACCGGGCTGAGCCTGGCCCGCTGCGCGCCCAAGGCCAGCGAGAACAGCGAGTGCTCTGCCAAG ACGCTCTATGGGGTTTACTACAAGTGTCCCTGTGAGCGGGGCCTGAGCTGTGAGGGTGACAAGAGCATCGTGGGCTCCATCACCAATACCAACTTCGGCATCTGCCACGATGCTGGACGCTCCAGGGAGTAA